One Anaeromicrobium sediminis genomic window, TATGAATTTGTGGCAAAATTCACAGGCAATAAAAAAATCCACTGAAGAGACATAATCATAAATATAATTATATCATCCTCACTGGATTCTACTTACTATTAATTATGCGGAAACATAATCTTGCAAATAAAGCAGCGCTTAATATAAAGTTTTCTTCCATTCCAAATACTTTAAGTATGTGGATTTAGTTGCAACACAAAGGGCCTTTTGGGCCATTCCATGATAACGTTTTTTTATTATTTCTAACAAATTGTCTATACCATTTTTTTGAAGATCATATCCAACAAATATACTTTTTAAAAATTGTCTAGCTTCTTGTGTAAGTAAGGTGCAGGATACATCTTCTATAATTTCCGTATCTGGATTTATAATCATTCCTAAACCTACAACCTTATGAACGTGAGCTGCTGATATGTCTGATGGTAATTTAGCATAAGATATGAAATACACGGAATTACTACTATACTGTTCCATTAATCTTCACTCACTATCTTTTTAAGTAAATTGTACTCCATTTGCCTAATACTATCAATACCTAATATTTGTATATATAGGAGCTTAATACCTATTCTCATTTGTTTTTCTCCTGCATACTTTTGTTTATTCACTTTTTTGATATTTTTCATTTAGATTCTAAACTTTTAGTTTTAGCCCACATCTCTCATTAATTTTCAAAGTATTCTTTTATAGCTTCAACTATTCTCTTACATGCATTTCCATCCCCATAGGGATTTACTGCATTTGCCATTTCTTTATATGCCTCATTATCTTCTAATAATTTCTTAGTCATTTCATATACTCTATTTCTTTCTACCCCTGCCATTTTTACAGTTCCCGCGTCCACAGCTTCTGGTCTTTCCGTTTCAGTACGAAGAACCAATACAGGTTTACCAAGGGCTGGTGCTTCTTCTTGGATACCACCTGAGTCTGTAAGTATTAAATCACATTTGTTTATCAAGTTAGCAAATGGTTCATAGTCAAGGGGTTCTATTAGATTTACCCTTGGGACTTGTCCTAATATGGAGTTTGCTAAATCTCTCACCTTTGGATTTAAATGTACAGGGAATATTACTTCCACATTTTCAATTTCCTGCACAACGTCCTTTATGGCACTAAATATATCTTCCATAGGTTGTCCTAAGTTCTCACGTCTATGACAAGTTAATAGAATTGTCTTTTTATTTTTATAATCTATATTGTTAAGTACTTCATTCTCAAATACATAGTCTTCCTTAATAACCTTAAACAATGCATCTATAACTGTATTTCCTGTTAAATATATGTTTCCCTTTATTCTTTCGTTTAAAAGATTATGCTCATTTCCCTTTGTTGGACAAAAATGCATATCTGCTAAATTACCCGCTAAGGTTCTATTCATCTCTTCTGGATAAGGAGAGTATTTATTCCCACTTCTTAAACCAGCTTCCACGTGGCCTATTTTCACTTTATGGTAAAAAGCAGCTAAAGATCCTGCCAAGGTAGTAGTAGTATCTCCATGAACTAGTATAATATCTGGCTTTGCTTCTTTTATTACATTATCTAAACCTTCTAATGCCCTTGCCGTTATTTGAGTTAAGCTTTGGCCTGGTTTCATTATATTTAAATCATAGTCTGGTTTTATACTAAATAATTCTAATACTTGATCTAGCATTTCCCTATGCTGAGCTGTAACACAAACTATGGACTCCATAGATTCTTCCTTTTCTATTTCCTTAACTAGTGGGGCCATTTTTATGGCTTCTGGCCTAGTTCCAAATATACTCATAACCTTTATTGTCTTCATTTCATATCCCCCTAATTAAAAACCAGGATTTTATCAACCCTGGTTATTTGTTTTTGCCTCTTATAGATTCTTTTCCTATACTTCTATATAGCGTTGTAGTTAAAAAGAATATTATTATAAAACAATATGCAAATTGATTATTACTTATTAAAACTGCACTTGCACCTAGTAGGGCGCTTATTAGATATAGGGTTAAAACTGTTCTCCTTTGCCCTAATCCTCTAGATAACAATCTATGATGTAAATGTCCCTTATCTGCTTCAAATATGGGTTTTCCATTTAAAAATCTTCTTATAATTGCAAATGCCGTATCAAATATAGGTAAACCTAATGCAAGAACTGGTACTATTGTAGCTATGGCTGTAGCACCCTTTAATACTCCTAAAATAGATATGGCAGATAAAATATAACCTAAGAATAATGATCCTGTATCTCCCATAAAAACCTTAGCAGGATTAAAGTTATAAGGTAAAAATCCTATAGCTGAACCTGCAACAGATAAAGTAAGCACCATAACAACTATATTGTTTGGATTCTGAATATAAGTTATATATGCTAAGGATAATGCAGCTATAGATGCTACTCCTGCTGCTAATCCATCTAATCCATCTATTAAATTTACTGTATTAGTTATTCCTACAACCCATATTATAGTTACAGGTATGGATAAATATAGAGGAAATCCAATCCATTTATCTGTTATTGGGTTACCAAAACCTTCAATGCTAATTCCCACACTAACTAATATGACAGCTGCTATTAGCTGACCCATAAATTTTTGCTTAGGAGATAATGGCTTAGTGTCATCCATAATTCCCATAATAACTATGACAGTACTTCCTGCAATTAATCCTATTATCTTTTTATCTATAGGAAGAGTTACTAATATACTAACTACAAATCCTAAAAATATGGCTAATCCACCCATCCTTGGAATAGGCTTTTTATGAACTCTACGGTTGTCCTTTGGCACATCTATAGCTCCTATTTTGTGAGCTAACTTAATAGCAAAAGGAGTCATAATACATGACACAATAAATGCCACCAACAAACTTATCATATATTTATACATTGTAACACTCCTATTTATTTTAATAGTCAAATTCCACTCATAGTTATTTTACATTAAACTAGAAAAAAACACAATGATTACGTAAATTTGGTTACTATTTTGTCATTATTTGTTAATCCATCCTAATTAGTTCTATCTTAGCTTCATTTAATAAATCCATGGATAATTCATCTGGGTAAGATCCTTTAAAATAAATCCTCTTTATGCCAGCATTTATGGCCATTTTAGCACATAATACACAGGGTTGCAGTGTAGCATATAAATCTGATCCTTCTATGGACACACCATGGAATGCTGCCTGTATTATGGCATTTTGCTCAGCATGAATACCTCTACATAATTCGTGTCTTTCTCCCGATGGTATGCCCATCTTTTCTCTTAGACATCCTATTTCTAGACAGTGTTTCGTATTAGATGGTGCTCCATTATATCCAGTAGACAAAAGTCTTTTATTTTTTACTATTACAGCTCCAACTTTTCTTCTCTTACAAGTAGATCTAGTTTTAGCCATCTCAGCCATTTCCATAAAATATGTGTTCCAATCAGGACGCATACTAATTCCCCCTTAGTATATTTTTCCTCTATATAATTGTTTAATCAAATTATTTTATCACATAAATCTTATATTTACCTTAAATAACCT contains:
- a CDS encoding DUF3870 domain-containing protein; translation: MEQYSSNSVYFISYAKLPSDISAAHVHKVVGLGMIINPDTEIIEDVSCTLLTQEARQFLKSIFVGYDLQKNGIDNLLEIIKKRYHGMAQKALCVATKSTYLKYLEWKKTLY
- the wecB gene encoding non-hydrolyzing UDP-N-acetylglucosamine 2-epimerase, which encodes MKTIKVMSIFGTRPEAIKMAPLVKEIEKEESMESIVCVTAQHREMLDQVLELFSIKPDYDLNIMKPGQSLTQITARALEGLDNVIKEAKPDIILVHGDTTTTLAGSLAAFYHKVKIGHVEAGLRSGNKYSPYPEEMNRTLAGNLADMHFCPTKGNEHNLLNERIKGNIYLTGNTVIDALFKVIKEDYVFENEVLNNIDYKNKKTILLTCHRRENLGQPMEDIFSAIKDVVQEIENVEVIFPVHLNPKVRDLANSILGQVPRVNLIEPLDYEPFANLINKCDLILTDSGGIQEEAPALGKPVLVLRTETERPEAVDAGTVKMAGVERNRVYEMTKKLLEDNEAYKEMANAVNPYGDGNACKRIVEAIKEYFEN
- a CDS encoding glycosyltransferase family 4 protein, which translates into the protein MYKYMISLLVAFIVSCIMTPFAIKLAHKIGAIDVPKDNRRVHKKPIPRMGGLAIFLGFVVSILVTLPIDKKIIGLIAGSTVIVIMGIMDDTKPLSPKQKFMGQLIAAVILVSVGISIEGFGNPITDKWIGFPLYLSIPVTIIWVVGITNTVNLIDGLDGLAAGVASIAALSLAYITYIQNPNNIVVMVLTLSVAGSAIGFLPYNFNPAKVFMGDTGSLFLGYILSAISILGVLKGATAIATIVPVLALGLPIFDTAFAIIRRFLNGKPIFEADKGHLHHRLLSRGLGQRRTVLTLYLISALLGASAVLISNNQFAYCFIIIFFLTTTLYRSIGKESIRGKNK
- a CDS encoding deoxycytidylate deaminase; the protein is MRPDWNTYFMEMAEMAKTRSTCKRRKVGAVIVKNKRLLSTGYNGAPSNTKHCLEIGCLREKMGIPSGERHELCRGIHAEQNAIIQAAFHGVSIEGSDLYATLQPCVLCAKMAINAGIKRIYFKGSYPDELSMDLLNEAKIELIRMD